The Cellulomonas shaoxiangyii sequence CAAGGTCGCGCCGTACCTGGACCTCGACGGGCGCGTGTACCCGGCCGTGGTCGACGGGCGCGTGAAGTGGATCGTCGACGGGTACACCACGTCGGACCAGTACCCGTACGCGGCGACCCGCTCCCTCGAGGAGGCCACGACGGACTCCCTGACGGAGCGCAGCACGACGGTCGAGGCCCTCCTGCCCAAGCAGGTCAACTACATCCGCAACTCCGTGAAGGCGACGGTCGACGCGTACGACGGCTCGGTCGAGCTGTACGCGTGGGACACCGAGGACCCGGTGCTGCAGGCGTGGTCGGACGTCTTCCCGACGTCGCTCAAGCCGCTGGAGGAGATCAGCGGCGACCTGATGAGCCACCTGCGCTACCCGGAGGACCTGTTCAAGGTCCAGCGGGCGCTGCTGAACCAGTACCACGTGACCGACGCCGGCCAGTTCTTCTCCGGCAACGACTTCTGGCAGAACCCGGCCGACCCGACGACGTCCAACGCCGCGGAGGTCGCGCAGCCGCCGTACTACCTCACCCTGCAGATGCCGGGCGAGGACGAGGCGACGTTCTCCCTGATGTCGACGTTCATCCCCGGCGGTGGCAACGCCCGCAACGTGCTGACCGGGTACCTCGCGGTCGACGCGGACGCCGGGTCGACGCCCGGCGAGGTGGCGGAGGGCTACGGCACGCTGCGGCTGCTGGAGCTGCCACGCGACTCGACGGTGCCCGGACCGGGCCAGGCGAGCGCGAACTTCACCGCCGACCCGACGGTGTCGAACGAGCTCAACATCCTGGCGCGCGGCGACTCGACCGTGCGGCGCGGCAACCTGCTGACGCTCCCCGTCGGCGGCGGGCTGCTCTACGTCCAGCCCGTCTACGTGCAGGCGTCCAGCGGCACGACGTTCCCGCTGCTGCAGCGCGTGCTCGTGTCGTTCGGCGACCAGATCGGGTTCGCGCAGACGCTCGACGGCGCGCTCGACCAGGTGTTCGGCGGCGACTCCGGTGCCGACGCCGGTGATGCGGGTGCGTCGCCGGTCGAACCGCCCGACGCCGGTGAGGAACCGGCGACGGAGGATCCCGGCACGGGCGCCACGCCGGAGCCGACCCCGACGCCGACCGACGGCGCGCAGGCGCCGGCCGGCGACGCCCGCACCGCCCTCGACACCGCGCTGCGCGACGCGCAGCAGGCGATCGAGGAGGGCGAGGCGGCGCTCGCGGAGGGCAACTTCGCGGCGTACGGCGAGGCACAGCAGCGGCTCGACGAGGCCCTGCAGCGCGCGATCGATGCCGAGGGGCAGCTGGGCGGCTGACACCCGGCGAGATCCCGCACGACGAGGCCGGCACCCGCACGGGTGCCGGCCTCGTCGCGTCCGGCGGGCCGGGGAGGGGCGCTCCCGGATCCCGTTCGTCACGTGTCGGTGCTCGGGTGCACCCTGGGCGCATGACCTCGCCCGCGGACCGTCGCACGGTGCTGCTCTACCTCTGCGCCGCCCTCGTGTGGGGGTCGAGCTTCCTGTTCATGAAGGTCGCGCTCGAGGGGCTCGCCCCCGCGCAGGTCGCCCTCGGGCGGCTGCTGCTGGGCGCCCTCACGCTGGCCGCGGTGATGACGGTGCTGCGCCGCCGGTGGCCACGGGACCGGCGGACGTGGGGTCACCTCGCCGTCCTCGGGGTGCTCCTGTGCGTCGTGCCGTTCCAGCTGTTCGCGTGGGCGGGGCAGTACCTGGCGTCCGGGCTGTCGAGCATCCTCAACGCGACGACGCCGCTCATGACGTCGCTCGCGGTGGTGCTGGTGCTGCCGGCCGAGCGGCTGACGCGCCGGCAGGGGCTGGGGCTCGCCGTCGGCGCGCTGGGCGTGGTCGCCATCGTCGGGCCGTGGACGTACCTCGGCCAGGGCAGCATCGCGGCGCCCCTGCCCGCGGTGCTCGCCTGCCTCGGCGCGACCGCCTGCTACGGCCTGGGCATGACGTACATGCGCCGGTTCGTCACGCCGCTGCGGCTGCCGCCCGAGACGGTGGCCGCCGGGCAGATCGCCGTCGCGGCGCTCATCGTGCTCGCGCTCGCGCCGGCCGTGGCGCGGGGACCCGTGACGCTCACGTGGCCCGTGGTGCTCTCGATGGTGGGCCTGGGCGCGCTCGGCACGGGCATGGCGTACGTGTGGAACACGCGCGTCGTCGACGCGTGGGGCGCGCAGCGTGCGTCGACGGTCACGTACCTGACGCCCGTCGTCGGCGTGCTGCTCGGCATCCTCGTGCTCGACGAGCGGCTGCACTGGTACGAGCCGGTGGGCGGGGTGCTCGTGGTGCTGGGCATCCTCGTGGCGCAGCGGGCACGCGCGCGCACGTCCGCAGCGGTGGGGGAGCAGGCCGGTGCGGCGGTGCCCCCGGCCGCCGGCGTCGGCGTGCAGGCGCCGGGTGCGCCGCGTCCGTGACGTCGTCGCCGGTGCGGCCCGCCGCCGCCCGCCCCGCCCGCCGGCAGGGGTGTGACGGGGGGCACGCGGCACCGATTTGGACGTCCCGGCGCACCTGACGTAGAGTAAAGACACCGACGCGGGGTGGAGCAGCTCGGTAGCTCGCTGGGCTCATAACCCAGAGGTCGCAGGTTCAAATCCTGCCCCCGCTACAAGATGACGAAGGCCCGGACCTGACGGTCCGGGCCTTCGTCATTGGCTTAAGGAGCTGCACGTGTGCGGCATCCCCGGGTGATTCCCCGGGTTCCAGCGCGTCGACGTCGTCGTACCCGGGTGCCCGTCCGCCTCCCCGCGGCGGCTCCGCGAGTGCGACGAACCACGGCCGCGGATGGCCGAGCTTGCCTCATCCAGGGTCGCCATTCGGCGACGGCGCGGGGCCCTGCACGCGATCGACCTCGCTCTGATCGTCGACGCAGATGCCTGACACCACGGCAGCGGCCCGCGTGTACTGAGAGCTGGCACCGCTGCGTGTCCGGGTTCGCTCGCCCGTAGCGTTGTACACCCCGGATGTCCGGGGGCCGGTTCAGGTAACCCTGGGCCGCTACCCGTTGCTCGTCATGGACGAGATCGGCTACATCCCGTTCTAATCGGGGCCGTCGTCCTGGTTTCACGGCCGCACGAACCCGGCTGTGAATGACCTCACATGACACGCGAATTCAGGCACGCGTTGTTTCCGTCGACACACATGGCTGACCTACGTTCCCGCATCGACGCCCCCGGAGGGCACGTGCTTCCCTCGCCGTCTGTCCATGGGACACCACACCGCGCGCCGTTCGACGTCACTGCCGTCGAGCTCGACGGGGTGCTGACGACCCTGGTTCTCCCGCTGCTGCTGGAGGTGCCATCCGACCCGCCTTCGACGCGCAGGGCCGCGACGAGCGTGCACGACGAGATCTTTGCGCGTGGTCAGCGCCCAGCTCGGCGTCGAGTGCGTCCGCGGTGGATCAGCCGGGTCTCGGCACCGTTGCCCTGGAACGACCGCGCGGGCGCGCCGTGGAACGACCTCGAAGGGGAGGACGACCTCGGGCTGGGCCTCCCGTACGAGGTCGCCCACCGCGTGTTCTCGCTCGGCGGGGCCGCCGTCCGGTTCGGCGCCTCCGACCTGACGCTCGGCGAGTGCAGTACCCAGGCCCAGGTCGAGGCGCGCACTTGGCTCGTCGCGCCGGCGGTCGCGGTGACCTTGTGGTGGACTCGCGACGCGTTGACGCTCACGATCGAGCGTCTCGGGAAATGCACGCCGGAGGAGCAGCGGGCTCTCCTGACGAGCCCGGAGGTTGCAAGGGACGTCGCCAACGCCGTCCCGCTCCTGCTCGCGGGCACGGGCCTTCCCCGGAACGCGAGCCTGGCGGACCTGCTCGGGGAGTCACCACTTCGGGTCCGGAGCGGCATGTGGGGTCGTCGGTTTAGGCGAAGCTTATGGCGCGCCCCCGTCGAGCAGCTGTGCATCCGAGGCATCGAGACGATCCGCGGGACGTCCCTTAGCGAGGCGTTCCTCGCCATCACTGCCCCGGACGCCAGCAGCACGGCCGCCGCGCTGTGGTCCGAGCCGCCCCCGGAGCGGTCGGGCCGGTTCGCCGACCATCAGATCGACCAGGAATCCGGTGCCCCGCGAGGCTGGACCCGGTGGAACGTGACATCCGGCGTCGGGACGTCGGACGATCCGTCCTCGTCAATGCGCGACGATCGCCGGGCCGCGCTCGTCAACCTCGAGTCGCTGTCGGTCAACCACTGCTACAAGGGTGAGCTCGCCGGTGGTGGGTGGATCGCGGCGGCAATCCCTGTGATCGCCCATCGAGCGGCCGCCGCACGCGACCACCGGAACCTCGTTCTGGCGTTCCGTGCGCGCCGCCCGGTCGACGAGAAGGTCGACGCAGTCGAGGCCGTTCGCGCCGGGATGCTCGCCCGGCGCCTCACGTCCGGGCTCGTCGGTGGCGAGCGGTTCGCCGCTTGGACAACCCCGACGCAGCTCGCCACCGCGCTGTGGGACGCAACGACGGCCACCACAGAGGCCCGGGAGCGTGACGAGGCCGGCGAGCGCATCGCAGAAGCAGTGCGAGACAGTCTCGACCGTCACCAGCTCCGACGACGTCGCTCGGTCGACCGTTGGATCCGGCGACTCTCACCAGGCGCCGCCGTCACAGCGGTTGTCGGCCTATACGCCACCCTCGCCTCGCTGCCCGACCCGGCAGCCGATCAGGGGCTCTTCGCTGCGGTTCCCGACGCGGTCCGCGTCACAGTCGGCCTCGTCGTCGTGGGGTGCCTCGCGGGCCTGATCGTCGACTGGGTGCTCGACCGAGACTCATCCCGGAACCGACGGTAGACGTGCCGCCGCACGAACGGCCCCTCACCTTCCTGGAGCACGATGTGACGAACGAATCCGACCTCGAAGCAGTCAACTCGCCGGAGTACCGCGCCGCGCTCATGGCGCAGATCGACTACGACTCCACGAGGGAGGGGCAGGCAAAGCTCCACGAGGCGCTGTCGGCCGCTGCTGACCCGGATGCGCGCCGCGACTTGCGAGCTCGCCAGATCGCGGGTGCCTCCTCCGCCAGATTCCGCAGGGAGCAGGTCGCTCTCATGCCGGCGGGCCGGGCTCCCGGCCGCCGTGACCCCGCGTTCACGACGCACGGGCGCCTTGCGCAGGCGCGCGAGGACCTCGCACGGCGTCTGGGCATCGCGGCCGCCGAGGCCGACGCCTTCGGATCCGTCATGCCCGGCACCTTGCAGGAGCTCGTGCGCATCGGCGCCGAGATCATCGAGGCGGACCGCGAACGGCGTGGTGCCGACTTTGTTCCCTCTATCCACCCAGGCACGATCTCCGAAGACGTCGAGGCATGCGCGCCGTGGGCACTGTCTGACTACGAGATGCCGGTCGAGCCCGGCGATGTCGGCGTCCTGGGAACACTCGGAGTCGCCGCCCGATGGGATCGGGAGCGACAGCGTGCGATCGTCGATGGGGATGCCGCCGCGGCTGAACGCTGGGGCTATGGCCTCGCATCGGATCGCACCGGGTCCTGCGTCATCGCCACCGGACCTGACGTCGTCAAGTTCATCGCTCGGCACCACCCAACCGGATAGAACCGTCGGTCATCGCGGTCGGATTGAACGCGAAACGCATCGCGCCGGGATCGGCTGCTCGATGAGCCACACCTGAACGCTCAGCATGCCGTCAGGCGCCTCATTCAGCGCGGTCAACTTTGTTCGCCGGCGCCCGCGTGGTGCCGTCGCCGGCGGCGCGGCCGAGCGATCTCGACCTCCTCGGACGAGAACGTGCCGATCTTGTAGTGGGGCCCGTCCCCTCGTCCCCCGACCTCGCGCGCCCGCCGCCGCTCCTCGCCGATCAGCGAGGAGTACGACCCGTTGCGCCGCAGGCGGTCACCCTCGCACCTGCTTCAGGCCGCGTCGTAGGCGCCTAGGTACTCGAGCTTGCCGTGCGCGGTCAACGAGCGCGGGAGCCGTCCCCGCGCCGTCCTGGGTCATCAAACGACCATCGTCGCGCACCGCCATCAAGACGACCATCGTCGCGCACCGCCATCAAGACGAGCTCATGATCATGTACTCCCGGGTTTACGCCCTACCCCTGACGCGGACTTGCTATCAACCACCGGCGACGGTCGTAGTCGTCGACTATCCCCCCGTTACGGCGCAGTTCTTGCCGAAAGGCCCCAGCAATCGCCCCGGGGCCTTCAGCGTTC is a genomic window containing:
- a CDS encoding DMT family transporter, coding for MTSPADRRTVLLYLCAALVWGSSFLFMKVALEGLAPAQVALGRLLLGALTLAAVMTVLRRRWPRDRRTWGHLAVLGVLLCVVPFQLFAWAGQYLASGLSSILNATTPLMTSLAVVLVLPAERLTRRQGLGLAVGALGVVAIVGPWTYLGQGSIAAPLPAVLACLGATACYGLGMTYMRRFVTPLRLPPETVAAGQIAVAALIVLALAPAVARGPVTLTWPVVLSMVGLGALGTGMAYVWNTRVVDAWGAQRASTVTYLTPVVGVLLGILVLDERLHWYEPVGGVLVVLGILVAQRARARTSAAVGEQAGAAVPPAAGVGVQAPGAPRP